In Pedobacter sp. WC2423, the following are encoded in one genomic region:
- a CDS encoding S-adenosyl-l-methionine hydroxide adenosyltransferase family protein, which translates to MAIITLTTDLGSKDFYQAALKGSILTILPTATIVDITHEVPSFNISYAAFVLKNVYHYFPKGTVHLIGIDSVFSENTKYIGLKYHDHYFVGADNGIFSLLFDGKPDEIVELNIMQDLKYLHFPLVDIFVKAAIHLAKGGKLKDIGLPTANIEEKMLLNPVIEQDMIRGSVIYIDTFCNVITNITKELFTKIQRNRDFTLFFRKSETITQLSWHYNEVSEGEKLCLFGISNHLEIAINKGKASGLLGLHLGDIVRIQFHP; encoded by the coding sequence ATGGCCATTATCACTTTAACAACAGATTTAGGATCCAAAGATTTTTATCAGGCTGCCCTCAAAGGCAGTATCCTGACGATCTTGCCTACAGCTACTATTGTTGATATTACCCATGAAGTTCCATCCTTCAATATCTCTTACGCAGCCTTTGTTTTAAAGAATGTTTATCACTATTTTCCTAAAGGTACTGTGCACCTGATAGGTATAGATTCTGTGTTCAGTGAAAATACAAAATATATCGGGTTAAAATATCACGATCATTATTTTGTCGGCGCTGATAACGGGATTTTTTCTTTGCTATTTGACGGCAAACCAGATGAGATTGTAGAGCTGAATATTATGCAGGATCTGAAGTACCTGCACTTCCCGCTTGTTGATATTTTTGTTAAAGCAGCCATTCACCTTGCCAAAGGCGGGAAGCTCAAAGACATTGGACTGCCCACAGCAAACATTGAAGAAAAAATGCTCCTCAACCCGGTCATCGAACAAGATATGATCAGAGGAAGTGTCATTTATATCGATACCTTCTGCAATGTAATTACCAATATCACTAAAGAACTATTCACTAAAATTCAGCGTAACAGAGACTTCACCCTGTTTTTCCGGAAAAGCGAAACCATAACCCAGCTCAGCTGGCACTATAACGAAGTTTCAGAAGGAGAAAAACTATGCCTTTTCGGCATCAGCAACCATTTGGAAATAGCCATTAACAAAGGTAAAGCAAGCGGCTTACTCGGTTTACACCTTGGAGATATTGTCCGCATTCAATTCCACCCTTAA
- a CDS encoding phosphoribosylaminoimidazolesuccinocarboxamide synthase: MKAIKETNFNFPEQSSFYKGKVRDVYTIDHRLMAMVVTDRISAFDVVLPEAIPFKGQVLNQIGAKFLKATTDIVQNWVIAVPDEMVTIGRICEPFKVEMVIRGYLAGHAWREYSAGKRSVCGVALPDGLKENDKLPQPIITPTTKASVGHDEDISREDILAKGIVSIVDYDQLESYTYALYKRGTEMAAERGLILVDTKYEFGKIGEEIYLIDEIHTPDSSRYFYAEGYEMRQAENTPQKQLSKEFVRKWLIENGFQGKDGQVIPLMTPEVIASISERYIELYEQITGDTFVKNEQDDILNRIEQNVLGSLNTLLSN; this comes from the coding sequence ATGAAAGCAATAAAAGAAACAAATTTTAATTTTCCTGAACAGAGTAGTTTTTACAAGGGTAAGGTGCGTGATGTGTATACTATTGATCATCGTTTGATGGCCATGGTAGTGACTGACAGGATTTCTGCATTTGATGTGGTTTTACCTGAGGCTATTCCTTTTAAGGGCCAGGTGTTAAATCAGATCGGGGCTAAATTTTTAAAGGCAACAACGGATATCGTTCAGAATTGGGTGATTGCTGTACCGGATGAAATGGTGACGATTGGTCGCATTTGTGAGCCTTTTAAGGTAGAAATGGTCATCAGGGGTTACCTTGCGGGCCATGCGTGGAGGGAATATAGTGCGGGTAAAAGAAGTGTATGCGGTGTAGCGCTTCCGGATGGTTTAAAGGAGAATGATAAATTACCTCAGCCAATCATCACGCCAACAACAAAAGCGTCTGTTGGGCATGATGAGGATATCTCCAGAGAAGATATTTTAGCGAAGGGTATTGTTTCGATTGTTGATTATGATCAGTTGGAGAGTTATACTTATGCTTTGTATAAGAGAGGAACTGAAATGGCTGCTGAGCGTGGTCTGATCCTGGTAGATACGAAGTATGAGTTTGGTAAAATTGGTGAGGAAATTTACCTGATTGATGAGATCCATACGCCGGATTCTTCGCGTTATTTTTATGCGGAGGGCTATGAGATGCGCCAGGCGGAAAATACTCCTCAGAAACAGCTTTCTAAGGAGTTTGTACGCAAGTGGTTAATTGAAAATGGTTTCCAGGGTAAGGATGGACAGGTGATCCCGTTAATGACTCCTGAGGTTATTGCTTCAATTTCTGAGCGTTATATTGAGTTGTATGAGCAGATTACTGGTGATACGTTTGTAAAGAATGAGCAGGATGATATACTGAACAGAATTGAGCAGAATGTTTTAGGTAGTCTGAATACTTTGTTATCAAATTAA
- a CDS encoding DUF1015 domain-containing protein: MPLVKPFSALIPAAHLQSSVVTRPLEYYSTGEARLIASENNYSFLHLISPALDHAYLRDMNQELIFRKIAENFDSFLNGNVLVPVNRPCFYIYQVTCNGFTQKGLWTLSDVQSYLDGSIKKHELTVERREKQLADYLHHTGLDANPVLITYHPVQAIDEVIAKYMLELPVIDFTFTDLTEHKVWLIDDQEAIDLISSEIEKIGAVYIADGHHRAAAMSKMDYFSTVFMNTDEIRVLQFNRLVRDLNGLTTVDFLSRLKDAFTLEKSQEPVDPDQLHRIGMYLDKQWYVLSPKPAAYDANDPVELLDVSILQHQLLGPVLGIDDPRTNARVTFEGGITPLSALQQMVDNGLYAVVFTLFAVSVEQIINVADANKTMPPKSTWIEPKFLVGMLTNYCI, translated from the coding sequence ATGCCTTTAGTAAAGCCTTTTTCAGCGCTTATCCCTGCTGCACATTTGCAGTCTTCTGTGGTCACACGGCCCCTTGAATATTACAGTACAGGTGAGGCCAGATTAATTGCCTCTGAAAACAATTATAGCTTTCTTCATTTAATTAGTCCGGCTTTGGATCATGCTTATTTGCGTGATATGAACCAGGAATTGATTTTCCGTAAGATTGCTGAAAACTTCGATTCTTTTCTGAATGGTAATGTACTGGTTCCGGTTAACCGCCCTTGTTTTTATATTTACCAGGTTACTTGTAATGGGTTTACGCAGAAAGGTTTATGGACTTTAAGTGATGTACAGAGTTATCTGGATGGAAGCATTAAAAAGCATGAACTGACGGTAGAAAGGCGGGAGAAACAGCTGGCTGATTATCTGCACCATACTGGTCTGGATGCAAACCCGGTATTGATTACTTATCATCCTGTGCAGGCTATTGATGAGGTAATTGCAAAGTATATGCTGGAGCTTCCGGTGATTGATTTTACGTTTACTGATTTGACTGAACATAAGGTCTGGCTGATTGATGACCAGGAGGCTATTGATTTAATTAGCAGTGAAATCGAAAAGATAGGTGCTGTTTATATTGCAGATGGTCATCATCGTGCGGCAGCCATGTCAAAGATGGATTATTTTTCGACTGTGTTTATGAATACGGATGAGATCAGGGTGCTGCAGTTTAACAGGCTGGTCAGAGATCTGAATGGGTTAACGACAGTTGATTTTCTATCCAGACTAAAGGATGCTTTTACGCTGGAAAAATCGCAGGAGCCGGTAGATCCGGATCAGTTACACCGGATTGGAATGTACCTGGATAAACAGTGGTATGTTTTATCTCCAAAACCAGCTGCTTATGATGCGAATGATCCTGTAGAGCTATTGGATGTTAGTATTTTACAGCATCAGTTGTTAGGTCCTGTATTAGGAATTGATGATCCGCGTACCAATGCGCGGGTGACTTTTGAAGGTGGGATTACGCCTTTGTCAGCGTTACAGCAAATGGTGGATAATGGCCTTTATGCAGTCGTATTTACGTTGTTTGCGGTTTCTGTGGAACAGATTATCAATGTAGCGGATGCGAATAAGACAATGCCTCCAAAGTCTACCTGGATAGAGCCTAAGTTCCTGGTAGGGATGCTGACTAATTATTGTATTTAA
- a CDS encoding ABC transporter permease, whose translation MFKLDLKIALRSLWKNKGYTLINVGGLAIGLASCMILLLYVAYEWSYDRQFTNFDKTYIIYNNSKASTQTFSWAWTPGAMADEVRNKISGVAYSSHSTYPAEQLLSNGEKNFKKKAVYTDPSFLKIFDYKIIKGNSNRLLTNINTVILTQTMARNLFGDEDPINKIVKLQNTEVLKVEAVIEDVPKNSTIQFDYLMPYALFVKQNPWSKEINWGNNMCLTVVQLKSNTFFDKANGQIRDIFKNNSKDATNTGLMHPLTKWHLYDTFENGKSVGGKIDQLRIFLILAFCILLIACVNFMNLSTAKSEKRAREVGVRKAIGSSRGALIGQFMLESILLSFIAMLVAFTLMEISLPYFNALLNIKLIINYQNWIFWSVLFGLTAFTGFIAGSYPAFYLSSFEPVKVLKGFSTAGSSSLSVRKALVVFQFIFAACLIICTIVIYQQLNYIKNKSIGYDKAGLVEIPIQGNLFGKEKLALLKERLLKTGAATGVTYFSMSINQGGNNTFSVEWPGKNLKDDVLFNHRDAGEDFAKTLGSGMVEGREFSSRFTADSTNIVVNQAAVKVMGLKHPIGTTLKIFGKFLTIIGVMKDFVMESPYKNAAPMFITNRIAGVTHAIIRLNPAQSISNSVAQIDEVVKALNPNFPVDRKFVDESFQQKFQDERLLGILSNWFGGFAIFISCLGLLGLALFMAEQRKKEISIRKVLGASTLNILTLLNKDFIKLVAIANLIAFPLAYIIISKWLSAFEFNVGITLLPFAIATGISLIIAILTVSVQSVKVAKATPIDSLKHE comes from the coding sequence ATGTTTAAACTAGACCTTAAAATAGCTTTACGCAGCCTTTGGAAAAACAAAGGATACACCTTAATTAATGTAGGAGGCCTGGCCATCGGACTGGCAAGTTGTATGATATTACTACTCTATGTGGCCTATGAGTGGAGTTACGACCGGCAGTTCACTAATTTTGATAAAACCTACATTATCTACAACAATTCCAAAGCCAGCACACAAACCTTTAGCTGGGCATGGACACCAGGCGCCATGGCAGATGAAGTAAGGAATAAAATATCAGGCGTAGCCTATTCCTCCCACTCCACTTACCCGGCCGAACAGCTACTGAGTAATGGAGAAAAGAATTTCAAAAAGAAAGCTGTTTATACAGATCCGTCATTCCTGAAAATATTCGATTATAAAATCATTAAAGGAAACTCTAATAGACTTTTAACCAATATCAACACCGTTATTTTAACCCAGACCATGGCCAGAAACCTCTTTGGCGATGAAGACCCCATCAATAAAATTGTGAAACTGCAAAATACCGAGGTCTTAAAAGTCGAAGCAGTCATCGAAGATGTACCTAAAAACAGTACCATCCAATTCGACTATCTCATGCCATACGCACTATTTGTAAAACAAAACCCATGGTCAAAAGAAATCAACTGGGGGAACAATATGTGTTTGACTGTAGTCCAGCTTAAAAGCAATACTTTTTTTGATAAAGCCAATGGTCAGATCAGGGACATTTTTAAAAACAATAGCAAAGACGCTACGAATACCGGACTGATGCACCCTTTAACCAAATGGCATTTATACGACACCTTTGAGAATGGAAAATCAGTTGGAGGAAAGATAGATCAGCTCAGGATATTTCTCATTCTGGCTTTCTGTATCCTGTTAATTGCCTGCGTAAACTTTATGAACCTCTCCACAGCCAAATCAGAGAAAAGAGCCCGGGAAGTCGGCGTTAGAAAAGCCATTGGCTCATCCAGAGGGGCCTTAATCGGACAGTTTATGCTAGAATCTATTTTACTCTCTTTTATAGCGATGCTGGTCGCGTTCACCTTAATGGAGATCAGCCTGCCCTATTTTAATGCCTTGTTAAACATTAAACTAATCATTAACTATCAGAACTGGATATTCTGGTCAGTGCTGTTTGGCCTTACTGCCTTTACAGGTTTCATTGCAGGGAGTTATCCGGCCTTTTACCTCTCCTCTTTTGAACCCGTTAAAGTATTAAAGGGCTTTAGTACCGCAGGCAGTTCATCTCTTTCTGTAAGAAAAGCCTTAGTTGTCTTTCAGTTCATATTTGCAGCCTGCTTAATTATCTGTACCATTGTTATTTATCAGCAACTCAATTACATTAAAAACAAATCAATAGGCTATGACAAAGCTGGTTTAGTAGAAATACCAATACAAGGAAACCTCTTTGGCAAAGAAAAACTGGCCTTACTCAAAGAAAGACTCCTCAAAACCGGAGCAGCTACCGGAGTCACTTATTTCAGCATGAGTATCAATCAAGGCGGAAACAATACTTTTAGTGTAGAATGGCCAGGTAAAAACCTTAAAGACGACGTGCTGTTCAATCACCGTGATGCCGGAGAAGATTTTGCCAAAACCCTGGGCTCTGGTATGGTCGAAGGAAGGGAATTTTCTTCCAGATTTACCGCCGACTCTACCAATATCGTTGTGAATCAAGCAGCCGTAAAAGTAATGGGATTGAAACATCCTATAGGTACGACCCTCAAAATTTTCGGTAAATTCCTTACTATTATAGGCGTAATGAAAGACTTTGTGATGGAATCTCCCTATAAAAATGCTGCGCCCATGTTTATCACCAATCGGATTGCAGGCGTTACCCATGCAATTATCAGACTAAACCCTGCACAAAGCATCAGTAATTCAGTAGCACAAATTGATGAAGTCGTTAAAGCCTTAAATCCAAATTTCCCGGTAGACCGGAAGTTTGTAGATGAAAGTTTTCAGCAGAAATTCCAGGATGAGCGTTTACTAGGGATTTTATCCAACTGGTTTGGTGGTTTTGCCATCTTTATTTCCTGCCTCGGTTTACTCGGGCTTGCGCTATTTATGGCAGAACAGCGAAAAAAAGAAATCAGTATACGCAAAGTACTCGGCGCAAGTACACTGAACATCTTAACCCTGCTCAACAAAGACTTTATTAAACTGGTTGCCATTGCGAACCTGATCGCATTTCCCCTCGCCTACATCATTATCAGCAAATGGCTATCAGCCTTTGAATTTAATGTAGGCATTACACTTTTACCTTTTGCCATAGCCACAGGCATATCCCTGATCATTGCCATTCTAACCGTCAGTGTACAATCTGTTAAAGTTGCAAAAGCTACCCCCATAGATTCCTTAAAACACGAATAA
- a CDS encoding D-2-hydroxyacid dehydrogenase, whose product MIKILANDGIDPIGKRLLEEAGFIVDTETVAQDKLIEALQNYDAITVRSATKVRKDVIDACPNLKLIGRGGVGMDNIDVDYAREQGRAVVNTPAASSLSVAELVFAHLFTGIRFLQDANRKMPVEGATSFNKLKKDYAKGTELRGKTLGIIGFGRIGRETATLALGLGMNVLAYDLYPFDGKLTLKFQGDLSLDIPVKTVSLEEVIKNSDFITLHTPFADRPILGAAEFDLMKPGVGVVNCSRGGTIDEQALINALDGAKVAFAGLDVFDNEPTPLEAILKHPKISLTPHIGAATNEAQERIGEELASLIIAHFKK is encoded by the coding sequence ATGATTAAGATACTTGCAAACGATGGGATCGATCCTATCGGAAAACGATTATTAGAAGAAGCCGGTTTTATTGTAGATACAGAAACTGTTGCTCAGGATAAACTGATTGAAGCCCTGCAGAATTATGATGCAATTACGGTTAGAAGCGCAACGAAAGTTCGTAAAGATGTGATTGATGCTTGCCCGAATTTGAAGTTGATTGGCAGAGGTGGAGTAGGAATGGACAATATTGATGTGGATTATGCACGTGAACAAGGCCGTGCGGTAGTGAATACCCCTGCTGCTTCTTCTTTGTCAGTTGCAGAACTGGTGTTTGCACATTTATTTACTGGTATTCGTTTTTTACAGGATGCTAACCGTAAAATGCCTGTTGAGGGTGCTACGAGTTTCAATAAACTGAAAAAGGATTATGCAAAAGGCACTGAGCTTAGAGGTAAAACTTTAGGGATCATTGGCTTTGGCAGAATTGGAAGAGAGACGGCTACTTTAGCTTTAGGCTTGGGTATGAATGTACTGGCTTATGATCTTTATCCTTTTGATGGCAAATTGACATTGAAGTTTCAGGGTGATTTAAGTCTTGATATTCCTGTTAAAACGGTTAGTCTGGAAGAAGTGATTAAAAATAGTGATTTCATCACTTTACATACGCCTTTCGCTGACCGTCCTATTTTAGGGGCTGCTGAGTTTGATTTAATGAAACCAGGAGTTGGTGTGGTGAATTGTTCAAGAGGTGGTACAATTGATGAGCAGGCACTGATTAATGCGTTGGATGGTGCTAAAGTTGCTTTTGCTGGTTTAGATGTGTTTGACAATGAGCCTACTCCTTTGGAGGCTATTTTAAAACATCCTAAGATCTCGTTAACGCCGCATATTGGTGCAGCTACGAACGAAGCACAGGAGCGTATTGGTGAAGAGTTAGCTTCATTGATTATTGCACATTTTAAAAAATAA
- the rpe gene encoding ribulose-phosphate 3-epimerase, whose product MKHLIAPSVLSADFANLQRDIEMINSSDADWFHVDIMDGVFVPNISFGFPVMKAVKKHAKKPLDVHLMIVNPDLYIEQFAEAGANSITVHYEACVHLDRTVQVIHKAGAKACVALNPHTPVELLIDILPVLDMVLIMSVNPGFGGQQFIPNTLLKIRRLKAMAAIVNPGLLIEVDGGVSIHNLGDLLAAGADVFVAGNAIFGAESPLEMITAMKCESVSSLNSI is encoded by the coding sequence ATGAAACACCTGATTGCCCCCTCTGTACTTTCTGCTGATTTTGCCAATTTACAACGCGATATAGAAATGATTAATTCGAGCGACGCAGATTGGTTTCATGTAGATATTATGGATGGTGTATTTGTACCGAACATTTCTTTTGGTTTTCCAGTGATGAAAGCGGTGAAAAAACATGCGAAGAAACCTTTGGATGTTCATTTGATGATCGTTAATCCTGATTTGTATATTGAACAGTTTGCCGAAGCAGGAGCAAATAGTATTACGGTACATTATGAGGCTTGTGTACATTTGGACAGAACGGTTCAGGTGATCCATAAAGCAGGAGCGAAGGCCTGCGTAGCGCTTAATCCGCATACGCCTGTAGAGTTACTGATTGATATTCTTCCGGTACTGGACATGGTACTGATCATGTCTGTAAATCCTGGTTTTGGCGGACAGCAGTTTATTCCCAATACACTGCTTAAAATCAGAAGATTGAAAGCTATGGCTGCCATAGTAAATCCGGGTTTACTGATTGAGGTAGATGGTGGTGTAAGTATTCATAACCTGGGCGATTTACTGGCTGCCGGCGCGGATGTTTTTGTAGCTGGAAATGCTATTTTCGGTGCTGAATCCCCTTTGGAAATGATCACCGCGATGAAGTGTGAATCAGTATCCTCCTTAAACAGTATATAA
- a CDS encoding PhoH family protein translates to MNELKLTLETVDPVQFWGANNEHYELIKHAFPKLKVVARGNEVKVLGDEGEQKLFEKKFGKLVGHLEQYGSLSPGDIESILAFKYNADVYGADAAPEKVNGGGGGEVIVFGNSGMMIKARTANQRRMVDSIVKNDVLFAIGPAGTGKTYTAVALAVRALKNKEIKRIILTRPAVEAGESLGFLPGDLKEKVDPYLRPLYDALDDMIPAEKLKLYLENRTIEIAPLAFMRGRTLDNCFVILDEAQNSTDLQLKMFLTRMGPSAKFIVTGDVTQIDLPKKQMSGLHNALRILDDIPGIEIIYLTGEDVVRHKLVKRILKAYGDIQ, encoded by the coding sequence TTGAACGAACTAAAACTAACATTAGAAACAGTAGATCCGGTACAATTCTGGGGTGCAAACAACGAGCATTATGAGTTGATCAAACACGCATTTCCTAAACTGAAAGTTGTTGCCAGAGGCAACGAGGTGAAGGTGTTAGGTGATGAGGGTGAGCAAAAACTCTTTGAAAAAAAATTTGGTAAATTGGTCGGTCACCTGGAGCAATATGGCTCTTTAAGTCCGGGTGATATTGAATCAATTTTAGCGTTTAAGTATAACGCGGATGTTTATGGTGCTGATGCTGCACCAGAAAAAGTGAATGGTGGTGGCGGTGGAGAAGTCATTGTATTCGGGAATAGCGGTATGATGATCAAAGCCCGAACGGCTAATCAACGCAGAATGGTGGACAGTATCGTGAAAAACGATGTGCTTTTTGCAATCGGCCCTGCGGGGACGGGAAAAACGTATACGGCGGTAGCACTTGCTGTGAGAGCATTGAAAAATAAAGAGATTAAAAGAATTATTTTAACCAGACCGGCTGTAGAGGCTGGGGAGAGCTTAGGTTTTCTGCCTGGTGATTTAAAGGAGAAAGTAGATCCTTATCTTCGTCCGTTATATGATGCGCTTGATGATATGATTCCGGCAGAGAAGCTGAAGTTGTATTTAGAGAACAGAACGATCGAAATTGCACCGCTCGCTTTTATGCGTGGCCGTACTTTGGATAATTGTTTTGTAATTTTGGACGAAGCACAGAATTCAACGGATTTACAGTTGAAGATGTTCCTGACAAGGATGGGCCCTTCTGCGAAATTCATCGTGACTGGTGATGTAACGCAGATCGATTTACCTAAGAAACAAATGTCGGGTTTACATAATGCTTTGCGTATTCTGGATGATATTCCGGGTATCGAAATCATCTACCTGACAGGGGAGGATGTGGTAAGGCATAAGCTGGTGAAAAGGATTTTGAAGGCGTACGGAGATATACAGTAA
- the serC gene encoding 3-phosphoserine/phosphohydroxythreonine transaminase translates to MRHNFGAGPCILPQEVFRQASQAVLDFKDGLSILEISHRTPEFEAVLAEAVKLVKELLNVPEGYSVLFLQGGASLQFAMVPMNLLSEGQTATYLETGVWANKAIKEVKNFGSANVVASSKDANFNYVPKGYSIPEDSAYFHCTSNNTIYGTEMFSLPETQVPVVCDMSSDIMSRVIDVSQYDLIYAGSQKNIGPAGSVLVIVKDEILGKTTNKIPSMLDYKVHIEGGSMYNTPPVFAIYVAMLNLRWLKSKGGVAEIEKENIAKANALYMEIDRNPLFKGTAVVEDRSRMNICFVMENPELEKPFLKFVEENDVEGLKGHRSVGGFRASIYNALPITSVHRLVELMQVFAEKHPK, encoded by the coding sequence ATGAGACATAATTTTGGAGCAGGCCCCTGTATTTTACCTCAGGAAGTGTTTAGACAGGCGTCACAAGCCGTTTTAGATTTTAAGGACGGGTTATCGATTTTAGAGATTTCCCACCGTACACCAGAGTTCGAGGCCGTATTAGCTGAAGCTGTTAAGTTGGTTAAAGAGTTGTTAAATGTACCGGAAGGATATTCTGTTTTATTTTTACAGGGTGGTGCAAGTTTGCAGTTTGCAATGGTTCCGATGAACTTGTTAAGTGAAGGACAAACAGCAACTTATCTGGAAACGGGTGTATGGGCTAACAAAGCGATTAAAGAAGTGAAAAACTTTGGTTCTGCGAATGTAGTGGCTTCTTCGAAGGATGCTAACTTTAACTACGTGCCTAAGGGATATTCAATTCCTGAAGATAGTGCTTATTTCCATTGCACTTCGAATAACACAATTTATGGAACTGAAATGTTCAGCTTGCCTGAAACTCAAGTACCGGTAGTGTGTGATATGTCATCAGACATTATGAGCAGAGTGATCGATGTTTCACAGTATGATCTGATCTATGCGGGTTCACAAAAAAATATTGGCCCTGCTGGTTCAGTTTTAGTAATTGTTAAGGATGAGATTTTAGGTAAAACAACTAATAAGATCCCTTCTATGTTAGATTATAAAGTGCATATTGAGGGTGGTTCTATGTACAATACGCCTCCTGTTTTTGCAATTTATGTAGCGATGTTAAACCTGAGATGGTTAAAATCTAAAGGTGGTGTGGCGGAGATTGAGAAAGAGAACATTGCGAAAGCGAATGCTTTATATATGGAAATTGACAGAAATCCTTTATTTAAGGGTACTGCTGTAGTAGAGGACCGTTCAAGAATGAATATCTGTTTCGTGATGGAAAATCCTGAACTGGAGAAACCATTCCTGAAATTTGTAGAAGAGAATGATGTGGAAGGGCTTAAAGGACATAGAAGTGTAGGTGGATTCAGAGCTTCTATTTACAATGCGTTACCAATTACAAGTGTACACAGACTAGTGGAATTGATGCAGGTTTTTGCAGAGAAACACCCAAAATAA